Below is a window of Nerophis lumbriciformis linkage group LG20, RoL_Nlum_v2.1, whole genome shotgun sequence DNA.
cctcattatactattggctaagttttatattgataaatgtaagtttctcaatacctaacctgttttttgtgcctttaaaaaagatttagaaccctacattaaaacactctctgcctctaacaaccaaaaagctgtgaaaacgatgatgctgtgttccaaatgtaagttatttactgaaattgagtgagcctatggctttgcactttgtttattatatatatgtatatatatatatatatatatatatatatatatatatatatatatatatatatatatatatatatatatatatatatatatatatatatataaactgtatatatatatatatatatatatatatatatatatatatatatatatatatatatatatatatatattagagatgtcctgataaatgcattaaaatgtaatatcgggatattatcggtgtcggttttttattatcagtatcgtttttgttttttttaagttttttatttttattaaatcaacataaaaaacacaagatacacttacaattagtgcaccaacccaaaaaaactccctcccccatttacactaattcacactcattcacacaaaagggttgtttctttctgttaatggttctaattcatggatttttcttcactgacctCAATGAAAATAgttagaaacaaacaaacaaggaaatACACAGAAAAGGTTTGGTATTGTTTATGCGACACCGCCATCTTTTGgaggagtttgctcactgcagatgcTACTGTTCCCCCTGTTTATACTGCCGTTCCCTCTTCcagtcatccatagcgtttctactagagatgtccgataatatcggcctgccgatattatcggccgataaatgctgtaaaatataatatcggaaattatcggtatcgtttttttattattgttttttgtttttgttttgtttttttaattaaatcaacataaaaaacacaagatacacttacaattagtgcaccaacccaaaaaacctccctccctcattcacacaaaagggttgtttctttctgttattaatattctggttcctacattatatatcaatatatatcaatacagtctgcaagggatgcagtccgtaagcacacatgattgtgcgtgctgctggtccactaatagtactaacctttaacagttaattttactcattttcattcattactagtttctatgtaactgtttttatattgttttactttcttttttattcaagaaaatgtttttaatttatttatcttatttaatttaattattttttttaaaaaggaccttatcttcaccatacctggttgtccaaattaggcataataatgtgttaattccacgactgtatatatcggtatcagttgatgtcggtatcggtaattaaagagttggacaatatcgaaatatcggatattggcaaaaaagccactatcggacatccctaatatatatatatatatattgtattctattttagttactttgaatttacaaccccctggcgctgctttgtactgtttttgtatttactttgtttattattttcaactgtttgtaaatgttgaaatttataaataaaggtttataaaaaaataaaaatgtgttcatgtACGAGGAGAATCCTCATCCAAACATTTTGATAATCTTTGCTGACATACTTGAAAAATtgcattttaaataataaaaaaaacggtccacccccccaaaaaaggtaTATGACGTCACGAAAGGCGTGGTTTATTTTCAGCCAATAGCCGCAGTACTTGTGCTGGCTCGTCTTCCGCGCGTTCGCCCAATCACAGCGCTCGCCGCCGACAAGGGCGTGTCCAGTTATGGCGTCAGCGTCCACGGCTTTAACGTCGATGACAACACAGCATCAAGCTAGCAGGCGGTGTTCCTCACCTCGCATCGCGTCTTCGTCTAACCGCACATGAACGGCCATGTCCGCGGCCGACTGGTACGCTCACAAGTCGCTCGGGGACGGCCTCTTCTGGATCCAGGAGCGGTTCTACCAGTCTCAGAACCGCGCCAACATATGGCTGCTGCGCGGCTCCCACCAGGACGTGGTGATCGACACGGGACTCGGCTTGAGGAGCCTGCCGGACTACATCGACGCCATGGGCTTGCTGGGCAAAGACCCGCAGAGGAAGAACCCGCTGCTGGCCGTCGCCACCCACGCCCACTTCGACCACGCAGGGGGCCTGCATCAGTTCCAACAGGTGGGCGTCCACAGCGCGGAGGTGGAGGCTCTGGCGAACGGGGACAACTACGAGACGGTCACCTGGCTGAGTGACCGGGAGATCGCCGAGGCTCCCAGCCCGGGATGGAGGGCCCGCCACTACCGAGTGAAGGCGGTGCAGCCCACGCACATCCTGCAGGAAGGTAGGACACGCAGCTCATAAAAGAGATGTACtcacccatccattcatcttctctaCCTcttgtgagctggagcctatcccagctggacTGGTCGCCAGCCAACACAGGGCACGTATATACAAGCTACATTTTTCTGTGCCACTAGCACTTACTGCTGTCAAGTgtcagctggagcctatcccagtacaGGGTGATCGGCGATGAAATCCTCCCATCGTTCCAAAATCTACACTAATCATTAATGTTCCgtatgagctggagcctatcccagttgacttTGTGCTAGAAGCAGGGTACGCCCCACACTTGGTTGCCAGGCAAGCACAGATGCAGATCAATCAATTGTCCACGTCAGACTGTCCTCGTTATCAAGGCgacgagctggagcctatcccagctggcaTTGGGCTAATGGCAGTGTACATCTTGGACTGGTCGCCCGCCAACCACAGGGCACATATAGACAGGCCACTATTTTTTTATATCAAGTCTCTGCATTAGCGTtacaggtgagctggagcctatcccagctgacattgGTCTAAAGGCAGTGTACACCTTGGACTGGTCACCCGCCAACCACAGGGCACATATAGACAGGCCACTATTTTTTTATATCAAGTCTCTGCATTAGCGTTactggtgagctggagcctataccagctgacATTGGACTAAATGCAGTGTACACCTTGGACTGGTCGCCCGCCAACCACAAGGCACatatagacaggctactattttTTTGTATCATTTCTCTGCATTAGCGTtacaggtgagctggagcctagccCAGCTGACTTggagcggagtacaccctggactggtTGCCAGCCAACCAAT
It encodes the following:
- the mblac2 gene encoding acyl-coenzyme A thioesterase MBLAC2, with amino-acid sequence MSAADWYAHKSLGDGLFWIQERFYQSQNRANIWLLRGSHQDVVIDTGLGLRSLPDYIDAMGLLGKDPQRKNPLLAVATHAHFDHAGGLHQFQQVGVHSAEVEALANGDNYETVTWLSDREIAEAPSPGWRARHYRVKAVQPTHILQEGDVINLGDRQLTVLHMPGHSRGSICLHDGDNKLLFSGDVVYDGAMIDWLPYSHVSDYVSSCERLVGLVDSEQVDQVLPGHYHTFGAKRLHRIATQYIDKAGTCPAKLSTWAWSTVAGVALRASYPRSVC